The following coding sequences lie in one Kamptonema formosum PCC 6407 genomic window:
- the ctaD gene encoding cytochrome c oxidase subunit I, with product MAQAQIPVNAPPENKGDPHGGHQHPEAWKWYDYFTFNVDHKLIGIQYLVTAFIFYLIGGLMAMAMRAELFTPDSDFLPPELYNAFLTNHGTIMIFLWIVPAAIGGFGNFLVPLMIGARDMAFPKLNAIAFWVNPPAGLLILGSFFFGGAQSGWTSYPPLSVITANTAQSMWILAIVLVGTSSILGSLNFIVTILKMKIPSMRWDQVPLFCWAIMATSILALVSTPVLAAGLVLLLFDINFGTSFFKPDAGGNVVIYQHLFWFYSHPAVYLMILPIFGIMSEVIPVHARKPIFGYKAIAYSSIAICFVGLFVWVHHMFTSGTPPWMRMFFTISTLIVAVPTGVKIFGWVATLWGGKIRFTSAMLFAMGLLAMFVFGGLSGVTLGTAPFDVHVHDSYYVVGHFHYVLFGGSVFGLYAGIYHWFPKMTGRMLNETWGRVHFVLTFIGTNLTFLPMHSLGLQGMPRRIAMYDPQFTQLNQLCTYGSILLGFSVLPFFINIIWSWMYGPKASGNPWNALTLEWTTASPPAIENWEVLPVLTYGPYDYGVDGHGKPSVPISVKS from the coding sequence ATGGCACAAGCACAAATTCCAGTAAACGCACCGCCGGAAAATAAGGGCGATCCTCATGGTGGACATCAACATCCAGAAGCCTGGAAATGGTACGACTACTTTACGTTTAACGTTGACCACAAGCTAATTGGTATCCAATATCTGGTCACGGCGTTTATTTTCTACCTGATTGGCGGTTTGATGGCGATGGCGATGCGGGCAGAACTTTTTACTCCCGATTCCGACTTTTTGCCTCCCGAACTGTATAACGCCTTCTTGACTAATCACGGGACGATTATGATTTTCCTGTGGATTGTGCCGGCTGCGATCGGGGGATTTGGTAACTTTCTGGTGCCCCTGATGATCGGTGCTAGAGATATGGCCTTTCCCAAACTGAATGCGATCGCCTTTTGGGTAAACCCACCCGCTGGATTGCTGATTTTAGGCAGTTTCTTCTTCGGAGGAGCTCAATCAGGCTGGACATCTTATCCGCCTTTAAGCGTGATTACGGCAAATACGGCTCAATCCATGTGGATTTTGGCGATCGTCTTGGTCGGAACTTCTTCAATTTTGGGCTCGTTGAATTTTATCGTCACCATCCTGAAGATGAAAATTCCTAGCATGAGGTGGGATCAAGTTCCCCTGTTTTGCTGGGCAATTATGGCGACTTCAATTTTGGCACTTGTGTCAACTCCAGTGCTAGCTGCGGGATTAGTTCTGCTATTGTTTGACATCAATTTTGGTACGTCATTCTTCAAGCCTGATGCAGGCGGTAATGTCGTCATTTACCAGCATTTATTCTGGTTCTATTCTCACCCGGCAGTTTATCTAATGATTCTGCCAATTTTCGGGATCATGTCGGAAGTGATTCCAGTTCATGCTCGGAAACCGATTTTTGGGTATAAAGCGATCGCCTACTCTAGCATCGCTATCTGCTTTGTGGGATTGTTCGTCTGGGTACACCATATGTTTACCAGCGGTACACCTCCCTGGATGCGGATGTTCTTCACCATCTCCACCCTGATTGTTGCGGTTCCTACTGGGGTGAAAATATTCGGCTGGGTAGCGACTCTTTGGGGCGGTAAAATCCGCTTTACCAGTGCCATGCTATTCGCGATGGGTTTACTGGCGATGTTCGTTTTCGGCGGACTTTCCGGTGTAACACTGGGAACTGCACCTTTTGACGTTCACGTTCACGATAGTTACTATGTCGTGGGGCATTTCCACTACGTCTTATTTGGCGGTTCAGTCTTCGGCCTTTATGCCGGAATTTATCACTGGTTCCCCAAAATGACTGGCCGGATGCTGAATGAAACTTGGGGTAGAGTTCACTTTGTTCTCACCTTCATCGGCACTAATCTTACCTTCCTACCGATGCACTCCTTGGGATTGCAAGGAATGCCTCGCCGGATTGCCATGTACGACCCTCAATTTACTCAGCTTAACCAGCTTTGTACCTACGGATCGATTTTGCTAGGGTTCTCTGTACTTCCATTCTTTATCAATATTATTTGGAGTTGGATGTACGGGCCCAAAGCATCTGGTAATCCTTGGAATGCTCTAACTTTGGAATGGACGACTGCATCGCCACCCGCGATCGAAAACTGGGAAGTGTTGCCAGTGTTGACCTATGGCCCCTACGACTATGGAGTAGATGGTCATGGTAAGCCAAGTGTTCCTATATCTGTTAAGAGTTAG
- a CDS encoding cytochrome c oxidase subunit II, whose product MAEEKEKQTVPSSILALVAGIVITVVSVWYGQNNHLLPEQASAQAPLVDDFFNVMITIGTALFIVVEGAIVLFAIQFRHRPGDDGDGVPISENFGLEVFWTAIPAILVIGLGVYSVEVYRDMGGFDPGASQVMAHVHSPSHMAHKMPRGSAIAAPLIAQSEEVAADEMPPAPDAKYGFGGTPAEEGKQPDVTVNVTGMQYAWIFNYPESNVTSGELHVPIGKDVQLNLSAVDVIHSFWMPQFRLKQDAIPGIPTELRFVAIKTGDYPVFCAELCGSYHGAMRTRVIVHTQEEYDSWLQENQVAQQQDLNQAVAIKPADLSASEFLAPYASEMGIKAETLSQLHK is encoded by the coding sequence ATGGCAGAAGAAAAAGAAAAACAAACAGTACCAAGTTCAATATTGGCTCTGGTTGCTGGCATCGTCATCACAGTGGTGAGCGTGTGGTACGGTCAAAACAACCACCTACTCCCAGAGCAGGCATCAGCCCAGGCCCCACTGGTGGATGATTTTTTTAACGTGATGATCACGATCGGCACAGCCCTGTTTATCGTAGTAGAGGGAGCGATCGTACTGTTTGCGATCCAATTCCGCCACCGCCCTGGAGACGACGGCGACGGAGTGCCAATTAGCGAAAACTTTGGCTTAGAAGTCTTCTGGACAGCAATTCCTGCGATCTTGGTAATCGGCTTGGGAGTCTACAGCGTCGAAGTTTATAGAGATATGGGAGGCTTTGACCCTGGAGCTTCTCAGGTAATGGCTCACGTCCATTCACCATCCCACATGGCACATAAAATGCCCAGAGGAAGCGCGATCGCAGCTCCTCTAATCGCGCAATCAGAAGAAGTGGCAGCCGATGAAATGCCACCAGCCCCCGATGCAAAATATGGTTTCGGAGGAACACCGGCCGAGGAAGGAAAACAACCAGACGTGACAGTAAACGTCACTGGTATGCAATACGCCTGGATATTTAACTATCCCGAAAGCAATGTCACCTCTGGCGAATTGCACGTACCTATTGGCAAAGATGTACAGCTTAACCTCTCCGCCGTCGATGTAATCCACTCATTTTGGATGCCACAGTTCCGCCTCAAACAAGATGCCATTCCCGGTATCCCCACTGAACTCCGGTTCGTAGCTATCAAGACGGGAGATTACCCCGTATTTTGCGCCGAACTCTGCGGCAGCTATCATGGCGCGATGCGGACAAGAGTAATCGTACACACTCAGGAAGAGTACGATAGCTGGCTACAAGAAAACCAAGTTGCTCAGCAGCAAGATTTGAATCAAGCTGTTGCAATTAAACCCGCTGATTTGTCAGCATCGGAGTTTCTGGCTCCCTACGCAAGCGAAATGGGAATTAAAGCCGAAACCTTAAGTCAACTGCACAAATAA
- a CDS encoding COX15/CtaA family protein, whose amino-acid sequence MANSVLNQPAAQPQAEWQPRDIIRSLVWKMAIATWLLMAVGSATRVMNAGLACPDWPLCYGELVPAAQMNLQVFLEWFHRLDAALIGLSAIALTALSWWYRNRLPGWLAIASPLTLFLIVSQGILGALTVTQLLRFDIVTAHLGMALIFFITLVAIGLMLTPYQATGTVGKLPWLASIAALLIYLQSLLGALVGSQWALHQCFGASELCGVMNSHIMGIVPATVGTLAVIAIAWRTPALNATLRKLANWAGLCLIAQLLLGVATFRLHLQVEPLTVAHQAVGAALLATLVAFSVLAWRDRAMSA is encoded by the coding sequence ATGGCTAACTCTGTTTTGAATCAGCCTGCCGCGCAGCCGCAAGCGGAGTGGCAGCCAAGGGATATCATTCGTAGCCTCGTCTGGAAGATGGCGATCGCCACTTGGCTATTGATGGCCGTAGGTAGCGCGACGCGGGTAATGAATGCTGGTCTGGCTTGCCCTGACTGGCCGCTATGTTACGGTGAGTTAGTACCCGCCGCCCAGATGAACCTACAAGTATTTCTAGAATGGTTTCATCGGCTGGATGCAGCCTTGATTGGATTAAGCGCGATCGCACTCACCGCACTATCTTGGTGGTACAGGAATCGTCTTCCCGGTTGGCTGGCGATCGCCTCCCCACTCACCTTATTTTTGATCGTTTCCCAAGGCATTTTAGGAGCACTGACGGTAACGCAACTCCTACGGTTTGATATAGTCACCGCTCACTTAGGCATGGCTTTAATATTTTTCATCACCCTAGTAGCGATCGGCTTAATGCTGACACCCTATCAAGCAACCGGAACAGTCGGCAAATTACCCTGGTTAGCGTCAATCGCCGCCTTGCTAATTTACCTCCAAAGCCTATTAGGAGCATTAGTCGGCTCTCAATGGGCGCTACATCAATGCTTTGGCGCATCTGAGCTCTGCGGTGTGATGAATAGCCACATTATGGGGATCGTACCCGCCACCGTCGGCACTTTAGCAGTAATCGCGATCGCCTGGCGAACACCAGCACTAAATGCCACATTACGAAAATTAGCAAACTGGGCTGGCTTATGCCTAATTGCACAGTTACTTTTGGGAGTCGCAACTTTCCGGTTGCACCTGCAAGTAGAACCCTTAACAGTAGCCCACCAAGCAGTCGGTGCAGCCTTACTAGCGACGCTTGTAGCATTCAGCGTTTTAGCATGGCGAGATCGGGCTATGTCTGCCTAG
- a CDS encoding heme o synthase, protein MQEILTNNQSRIHQNALQVVQSYYQLTKPRIILLLLITTAAGMWMAAKGEVDPLLLLATMTGGTLASGAANTINCIYDSDIDYIMERTRWRPIPSGRVKRRDALIFAVILASLSFTLLTVVANLLAALLAMSGIVFYVLIYTHWLKRHSVQNIVIGGAAGAIPPLVGWAAVTGDLSWAAWLLFAIVFLWTPPHFWALAMMIRDEYAEVGVPMLPVIEGDKATAVQIWIYTLILIPATLLLVYPLNAAGAVYGVVATLLGAIFMQKAWLLLQSPEDRGVARSLFKYSIFYMMLLCAGIVVDSLPATHHFTAAVADNMQTLISAIPL, encoded by the coding sequence ATGCAGGAAATTCTTACTAACAACCAATCCCGAATCCATCAAAACGCTTTACAGGTAGTTCAAAGTTACTACCAACTAACAAAGCCAAGAATTATCCTGTTGCTGCTAATTACCACAGCGGCGGGAATGTGGATGGCAGCCAAAGGAGAAGTCGATCCCCTATTGCTATTAGCAACTATGACTGGAGGTACTTTAGCTTCTGGTGCTGCTAATACTATTAATTGCATCTACGACAGCGATATTGACTATATCATGGAGCGCACCCGCTGGCGACCAATTCCTTCTGGGCGGGTAAAGCGTCGAGATGCTTTAATTTTCGCAGTCATCCTTGCTAGTTTATCCTTCACCTTGCTCACCGTTGTTGCCAATTTGCTGGCTGCTTTATTAGCAATGTCGGGCATTGTCTTCTACGTCTTAATTTACACCCATTGGTTGAAGCGTCATAGCGTGCAAAATATCGTCATTGGCGGTGCAGCCGGTGCAATTCCACCCCTAGTAGGTTGGGCCGCTGTTACAGGAGATTTAAGTTGGGCGGCGTGGCTATTATTTGCGATTGTGTTTTTATGGACACCGCCGCATTTTTGGGCTTTGGCAATGATGATTCGCGACGAATACGCTGAGGTAGGCGTGCCGATGTTACCAGTAATTGAAGGAGATAAAGCAACTGCGGTGCAGATTTGGATTTATACTCTGATTTTGATTCCTGCAACTTTGCTGCTAGTTTATCCACTGAATGCAGCCGGTGCAGTTTATGGAGTGGTAGCGACTTTACTGGGGGCGATTTTTATGCAGAAAGCTTGGCTACTGTTGCAGTCTCCAGAGGATCGAGGAGTAGCGCGATCGCTCTTTAAGTATTCCATCTTTTACATGATGTTGCTGTGTGCGGGAATTGTGGTTGATAGTTTGCCAGCTACTCATCATTTTACGGCTGCTGTTGCTGATAATATGCAGACTTTAATTAGTGCGATTCCGCTGTAG
- a CDS encoding RNA polymerase sigma factor, RpoD/SigA family — protein sequence MSNATPKNKTGKAPYMGTRPDSSTDTVRTYLHEIGRVALLTREQEIIYGKQVQQMMQLLEAKEELAKELRREPTEVEWALQVQLSEAELKRLMHQGRRAKQKMIEANLRLVVAIAKKYQKRNMEFLDLIQEGTLGLERGVEKFDPMRGYKFSTYAYWWIRQAITRAIAQHARTIRLPIHITEKLNKIKKVQRELAQQLGRSPTPAEIGSALELHPSQIREYLLMARHPVSLDLRVGDNQDTELQELLEDESASPDDYITGELLRQDLNNLMAELTPQQRDVLSLRFGLEDGHEMSLAKVGERLKLSRERVRQLEHQALAHLRRRQAQVREYLAS from the coding sequence ATGTCTAACGCCACCCCTAAAAACAAAACTGGTAAAGCCCCCTATATGGGCACAAGGCCAGACTCCTCAACAGATACGGTTCGTACCTATCTGCACGAGATCGGCCGTGTGGCGCTGCTCACCCGCGAGCAAGAGATTATTTACGGCAAGCAGGTGCAGCAAATGATGCAATTGCTAGAAGCAAAAGAAGAACTAGCTAAAGAACTGCGGCGCGAACCAACGGAGGTAGAATGGGCTTTGCAAGTGCAGCTAAGTGAAGCTGAACTCAAGCGCTTGATGCACCAAGGTCGGCGGGCCAAGCAGAAGATGATTGAAGCGAATTTGCGTTTAGTCGTGGCGATCGCGAAAAAGTACCAGAAACGCAATATGGAATTCTTGGATTTAATTCAAGAAGGTACTCTCGGCTTGGAGCGCGGTGTAGAGAAATTTGACCCGATGCGGGGATACAAATTTTCCACCTACGCCTATTGGTGGATTCGCCAAGCGATCACGCGCGCGATCGCCCAACACGCTCGTACCATCCGCTTGCCGATTCACATCACTGAAAAACTCAATAAAATCAAAAAAGTCCAGAGGGAACTAGCCCAGCAGTTAGGGCGCAGTCCCACGCCAGCGGAAATCGGCTCTGCACTAGAATTACACCCCTCCCAAATTCGGGAATACTTGCTGATGGCACGCCATCCAGTTTCTTTGGATCTGCGGGTGGGAGATAACCAGGATACAGAGCTACAAGAGCTTTTAGAGGATGAAAGCGCGTCTCCTGATGATTACATCACAGGGGAGTTGCTCCGACAAGACCTCAACAACCTGATGGCGGAACTGACTCCTCAACAGCGAGATGTCTTGAGTTTGCGGTTCGGTTTGGAGGATGGTCATGAAATGTCTTTGGCCAAAGTCGGAGAAAGGCTGAAACTCAGCCGCGAACGGGTGCGCCAGCTAGAACATCAAGCCCTCGCTCATTTGCGCCGTCGGCAGGCTCAAGTACGAGAATACCTAGCTAGCTAG
- a CDS encoding GspE/PulE family protein: MQTASVLSAWQQLRNRAITCEQALQSLVDDQGIVNLQLLDREVSFRFFREFPDRNILPPLIPLLLWRNCYYLGSPVEVSVESLKIMSDRTFSDIKIIPIDDKSYRAWFHSQNLDPNRISSAPLINPITGELEPEDVSETTELYLTKAADQIGRIKTLISGALRNRASDIHLEPGTDGLRVRYRIDGILRKITTFPTEIGRKVVVALKVMSNMDIAESRRPQDGRIGENYAAGQGSEMGLDMRVSILPCVGGEKAVIRLLPQENPFSDLDSLGFAPQALNIYKNWLQQPQGMIIFTGPTGSGKTSTLYTSLLSVATEHMNVVTVEDPVEYVLPGITQTQVHERAGMTLAAGLRAILRQDPDIIMVGEIRDRDTADTAVRAALTGHLVLTTLHTNDAIGAIPRLKDIGPDPGLISDALLGIVAQRLVRRVCPHCAEPYKPTQEDMEVLALDWEDANPFGWRKGRGCANCFNSGYLGREAIVELLDLDNNIRHLIYEGTMPQLHRYLVEKGFISFRLAAIEKVASGITTVEEVQRVLPHSALHRKV; the protein is encoded by the coding sequence ATGCAAACTGCTTCAGTCCTATCTGCTTGGCAACAACTGAGAAATCGTGCCATTACCTGCGAGCAAGCGCTGCAAAGCTTAGTAGACGATCAGGGAATCGTAAATTTGCAGTTACTTGACCGAGAAGTTAGCTTTCGCTTTTTTCGGGAATTTCCCGATAGAAATATATTACCACCTCTAATTCCTCTATTGTTGTGGCGAAACTGCTATTATTTGGGTTCTCCCGTAGAGGTATCTGTAGAATCGCTCAAAATAATGAGCGATCGCACTTTCAGCGATATCAAAATTATTCCTATTGATGACAAGAGTTACCGCGCCTGGTTTCACAGCCAAAATCTCGACCCCAACCGCATTAGTTCTGCGCCTTTAATTAATCCGATTACTGGAGAATTAGAACCAGAAGATGTTAGTGAAACTACAGAACTTTACCTCACAAAAGCAGCCGATCAAATTGGTAGAATTAAAACTTTGATTTCGGGGGCGCTGCGAAACCGCGCCAGCGATATTCACCTTGAACCTGGGACAGATGGTTTAAGAGTTCGCTACCGGATTGATGGAATTTTACGGAAAATTACTACTTTTCCTACGGAGATTGGTCGTAAAGTAGTTGTGGCTTTAAAAGTTATGTCTAACATGGACATTGCTGAAAGCCGCCGTCCCCAAGATGGACGCATTGGGGAGAATTATGCCGCCGGTCAAGGTTCAGAAATGGGGTTAGATATGCGGGTGAGTATTTTGCCTTGCGTAGGTGGAGAAAAAGCCGTAATTAGGTTATTACCACAAGAAAATCCTTTTAGCGATTTAGATAGTTTGGGGTTTGCTCCCCAGGCACTGAATATATATAAAAATTGGTTGCAACAACCCCAAGGGATGATTATTTTTACCGGGCCTACTGGTTCGGGAAAAACTAGCACGCTGTACACGAGTTTACTGTCAGTAGCGACGGAACACATGAACGTTGTAACGGTGGAAGATCCGGTGGAATACGTTTTACCGGGGATTACGCAAACGCAGGTACATGAAAGGGCGGGGATGACTTTGGCTGCGGGTTTGCGGGCGATCTTGCGTCAAGATCCTGATATTATTATGGTGGGGGAAATTCGCGATCGCGACACCGCAGATACAGCAGTTAGGGCAGCATTAACTGGTCATTTAGTCTTGACAACTTTGCACACTAATGATGCCATTGGTGCTATTCCCAGATTAAAAGATATCGGGCCAGATCCAGGTTTAATTAGTGATGCTCTCTTAGGAATTGTTGCTCAGCGTTTAGTGAGGCGAGTTTGCCCTCATTGTGCAGAACCTTATAAACCAACTCAGGAGGATATGGAGGTATTAGCTTTAGATTGGGAAGATGCCAATCCTTTTGGCTGGCGCAAGGGTAGAGGTTGCGCTAATTGTTTTAATTCTGGTTATTTAGGAAGAGAAGCAATTGTTGAGTTGCTAGATTTAGATAATAATATTCGCCATTTAATTTATGAGGGGACAATGCCTCAGTTGCACCGCTATTTAGTTGAAAAAGGTTTTATTTCTTTTCGGTTAGCAGCAATTGAAAAGGTGGCAAGCGGTATAACTACAGTAGAAGAAGTGCAGCGAGTTTTGCCTCATAGCGCTTTACACCGTAAAGTTTAA
- a CDS encoding DUF3352 domain-containing protein encodes MKLRSFLSFLIPGILALFALSAGGFYWLKANTPLNLLQGGPTGAPVAAMFVPKSAPAMLSMLVNPDRLEALQQVFSPFQEKGRCLRLATPTHSEVNQIKKSLLANTGLDYSRDIKPWLGDEITLAVTATDFDRDRSNGKQIGLLLALASNDPDLSREFLERFWQKPTVSGENIVSEQYKGVKLIYRTGSMGNTLSSLSSAGSPNLATAVVGSSSTNHHSFVLLANHPKVLREAINNVQAANLNLNNNAEYQKTLEELKGGRIAVAFANIAEVNDWIGTQKAIGDAQKANPMASPSTLAIAMGINRQGLLAEAVLVSPEGKNFQSPTPKSGLVKALDYVPEASPFVAASTDLNHLWNEIAAGVTGNDLLSKLVNQPLADLKVTWGIDLAEDIFSWVRGEYVLALLPRPDRNGPDWIFAAEKSPESEKAIARLDAIALSQDYSIGSFNLDNQKISAWTRLTTSSNFDNKNTAIKAEAKGVHATVGEYEVFTTSVEAMDEALKASQTGSLARNSDFQTSIAPLPQLNYGYLYLDWPSSKPVWERQIPLLRLIELSARPFFDHLRSLTLTSTGEEAGVRRGSAFIRLN; translated from the coding sequence ATGAAGTTACGCTCCTTTTTATCTTTCCTTATTCCTGGCATTCTTGCCTTATTCGCGTTAAGTGCAGGTGGTTTTTACTGGCTAAAGGCTAACACCCCGCTGAATTTGCTGCAAGGCGGCCCGACTGGTGCCCCTGTGGCTGCGATGTTTGTGCCGAAGAGTGCGCCTGCTATGTTATCAATGCTAGTAAATCCCGATCGGTTGGAAGCTTTGCAGCAGGTTTTTTCTCCTTTCCAAGAGAAAGGGCGATGCCTTCGGCTGGCTACGCCTACGCACTCTGAAGTTAACCAAATTAAAAAAAGCTTGTTGGCAAATACGGGTTTGGATTACAGTCGAGATATTAAGCCCTGGTTGGGGGATGAAATTACTCTGGCGGTAACGGCGACGGATTTCGATCGCGATCGCAGCAATGGCAAACAAATTGGGCTATTATTAGCTCTGGCAAGCAACGATCCTGACCTGAGTCGAGAATTTCTAGAACGCTTCTGGCAGAAACCTACCGTTAGTGGTGAAAATATAGTTTCTGAACAATATAAAGGCGTGAAATTAATTTATAGGACAGGGAGTATGGGTAACACTCTTTCATCTCTGTCTTCAGCAGGATCGCCAAATTTAGCTACTGCTGTAGTTGGTAGCAGTTCCACAAATCATCATAGTTTTGTCCTCTTGGCTAACCATCCCAAGGTATTGCGAGAAGCCATTAATAACGTTCAAGCTGCCAATCTAAATCTGAATAATAATGCTGAATATCAAAAGACTTTAGAAGAGTTAAAAGGTGGCAGAATTGCTGTAGCCTTTGCAAATATAGCGGAAGTAAATGATTGGATTGGTACTCAAAAGGCAATTGGTGATGCACAAAAGGCAAATCCGATGGCATCTCCCTCAACACTGGCGATCGCTATGGGAATAAATCGGCAAGGATTACTTGCAGAAGCTGTTTTAGTCTCCCCTGAAGGTAAAAATTTTCAATCTCCAACCCCCAAATCTGGGCTAGTTAAGGCTTTAGATTATGTCCCGGAGGCGAGCCCTTTTGTAGCAGCGAGTACCGATCTCAACCATCTTTGGAACGAAATTGCTGCTGGAGTTACTGGTAACGATCTACTCTCAAAATTGGTAAATCAACCCCTAGCGGATCTGAAAGTAACTTGGGGTATTGATTTAGCAGAGGATATATTTAGTTGGGTGCGCGGCGAGTATGTTTTAGCTTTGTTACCCCGTCCAGATCGCAATGGCCCTGATTGGATTTTTGCGGCTGAAAAATCACCGGAGTCTGAAAAGGCCATCGCTCGTTTGGATGCGATCGCGCTCAGTCAAGATTATAGCATTGGCAGTTTTAACCTGGATAATCAAAAGATTTCGGCATGGACGCGCTTGACTACTAGCTCTAATTTTGATAATAAAAATACAGCTATTAAAGCTGAAGCTAAGGGCGTTCATGCTACTGTTGGGGAATACGAAGTTTTTACCACTTCTGTAGAGGCAATGGATGAAGCGCTGAAAGCTTCACAAACTGGAAGTCTGGCTAGAAATAGTGACTTTCAAACTAGCATTGCGCCTTTACCCCAGTTAAATTATGGTTATCTATACTTAGATTGGCCGTCAAGTAAGCCTGTGTGGGAGCGGCAAATACCGCTTTTGAGGTTGATTGAGTTATCTGCGAGGCCGTTTTTCGACCATTTGCGATCGCTTACTTTAACTAGCACTGGTGAAGAAGCTGGTGTACGGCGAGGGAGTGCTTTTATTCGGCTAAATTAA